AAATGCAAAATAAAACACCCAGATCGGCATAAATGTTTTACTGGCTAAAAACTCTCCCAAGTCCCCTTCTATTCCCGGGTTAAATCCAAAAAATTTATAACTGATTATGAGAGCAATAAATGCAAATACAAGCATTAGCGTCTTTGTCCGAAACAGCTTTTGTATAAAAGGGAAAATAAAATAAAACTGAACAACAATGGCAACAAAATAGAGATGATAAAAAGATTCTCCCATCAGAATCTTCTTTAATTCTTCCCAAAGATCTCCGGCGGCCTGATTATCATAATGGTAAGTAAGAACACGGTATACCAAGCTCCAGATCAGAAAAGGCATCAGGATTTTAGAAAAGCGTGATTTAAGAAAGCTTCCCATTTCAAAGCCCTTCCTCTTTACCTGGTAAAAAAGGAGAAAACCGCTGATGACAGCGAATGTCGTAGTACCAAACCTGCCTAACTGATTAAGAAAATACGTAAACCAGTGCCATGTTTGTTCATTAGCATAATAATGTGTCGCAGTTACATGTACTCCTACTACTGCGATGCAGGCAAATGCCCTTAAGAAATGAATCTCAAAAATGTAATTTCTGCTTTTTTTACTCGTTGCACCTGTTGACTGAGCAGACATTCATTTTTTCCCTCCCTTTTTCTAAAGTCCCATTTTAGTTTAATTGGAATCATCATACAAGTGGTTGTTTTTGTAAAAAAGCGTTCTTTAGAACGGAATCTGCAAAGGTGACATATGATACAAGTTTTTATTTTGTAAGCGCTTTATCAACTGTGGCTGTATGTAAGTTTTTATACCCATAAAAACTCCTTCTGAAAAAGTCGGTTGAATGGTCATTGATATTTGGTAAATGTTTCTTTTTTATGAGAAATGAAGGAATTTGTTATCATTGCTAATGAACCTGAAGAATCACATTTCAAAATTAACACATCCTAACACTATCTTTTCAACAAAGGCGTGTTAATCAATGAAAAATACA
The window above is part of the Metabacillus dongyingensis genome. Proteins encoded here:
- a CDS encoding acyltransferase, coding for MSAQSTGATSKKSRNYIFEIHFLRAFACIAVVGVHVTATHYYANEQTWHWFTYFLNQLGRFGTTTFAVISGFLLFYQVKRKGFEMGSFLKSRFSKILMPFLIWSLVYRVLTYHYDNQAAGDLWEELKKILMGESFYHLYFVAIVVQFYFIFPFIQKLFRTKTLMLVFAFIALIISYKFFGFNPGIEGDLGEFLASKTFMPIWVFYFAFGGVLAYFWEEIVRFATKRPWQMLALALIISAGAVVEYKVTGQVSNRRLTNLINLPLLCIATIGIYPLLSKWRVINKSLKLIGQYSMGIYLIHPMILYLFANHMPKHYWTVANVPLMFAAVMLIAVLFIRILQFIPLSGFIIPVPKIKKSKRTVQSEFVENKVQKSA